Within the Solibacillus silvestris genome, the region TCGGCAGTTTGTCCTTTAAAGACTAACACCTAAATTTCCCACTGTCAATAAAGGCTCATGGTGTTTAAGTCATTTCTTTTAGTTCAAGATGACGCTCCAATTTGCGCTTCACCCGCTGTAATGCATTATCAATGGATTTTACATGTCGATCCAATTCTTCAGAAATTTCATTATAGGATTGTCCTTCCAAATAACGAACCAACACCTGCTGTTCGAGTTCGCTTAATACTTCACCCATCTTCTCTTCCAAATAAAGATAATCTTCGCGATTAATCATCAAATACTCAGGATCGTCCGAAATAGGACTCGTAATAATATCCATCAGTGTGCGCTCTGATTCTTCATCGTAAATTGGCTTATCTAAAGAAACATATGAATTTAGCGGAATATGCTTTTGTCTAGTAGCTGTTTTAATTGCCGTAATAATTTGCCGTGTAATGCAAAGTTCTGCAAAGGCACGGAATGACGCAAGCTTGTCCTCTTTAAAATCCCGAATCGCTTTATATAAGCCAATCATTCCTTCTTGAATTATATCTTCTTTGTCCGCACCAATTAAAAAATACGACCGCGCTTTCGCCTTAACAAACAATCGGTATTTTGAAATTAAAAAATCTAACGCATCTGTATTGCCTAGATGCACTTGTTCTACAAGCTCTTCATCTGTCAAATGTT harbors:
- a CDS encoding RNA polymerase factor sigma-70 (DNA-dependent RNA polymerase catalyzes the transcription of DNA into RNA using the four ribonucleoside triphosphates as substrates) gives rise to the protein MLKSEKLQMVLRFEHLTDEELVEQVHLGNTDALDFLISKYRLFVKAKARSYFLIGADKEDIIQEGMIGLYKAIRDFKEDKLASFRAFAELCITRQIITAIKTATRQKHIPLNSYVSLDKPIYDEESERTLMDIITSPISDDPEYLMINREDYLYLEEKMGEVLSELEQQVLVRYLEGQSYNEISEELDRHVKSIDNALQRVKRKLERHLELKEMT